The following is a genomic window from Labeo rohita strain BAU-BD-2019 chromosome 15, IGBB_LRoh.1.0, whole genome shotgun sequence.
AAATTTGGACTATCTCAAGTGTTTGAACACTACTCAACTTCTGGAGCTCCTGGAAGATGAAGAAATGATGCGAGAAGCTGTCAGACACAATTCGAAGGTACCGTTCAACATCAAACAAGTACCCTATCAAGAAtgacaaaaaattaagtttagttTAGCTAGGTGTCAGGTAGCATTTGTTTACAGATGATTACTGATTTCAAAGTGTCTAAATACTTTTGTAGTGTCATTGTACTTGACTTACTTATCTGAAAGACTTACCTGTAGTTACAGCATCTTCAGAGGTGTAAAAAGATCTTGATGGCCTCCAACGGTTGGCTTGCAGAGCAGAACTTAGCAAATCAACCACATCTGAACAACTCTAAAAAGCTTTTAGCTGAAAAGTACCAGATTCTTGGTCAAATGGTGTCTTCAGTGCGACAAAAACAGAGAAAGCTGGGTAAGTTAGCCTtgtaatatgatgttttttttctgtgtgtcaCTATATCTGATCTAATACTTCCATATGCAGAAAGTTTGCAGCAGAAACTCGATCTTCGAGCAATTCATAagcttttaaaggagaagaccAATCATTCCTTGAGTCAATCTCAGGTACATTTGAGATTTTTCATGATCTCAATGACTTGAGCATGATTTTAAAGCCTGATTCAGATGTCTGTCTTCTGTTTTCCAGACTCTCTGGCATAAGTTCATAGAAGGAAAACTTCTCCCGACAGATTTTGTGGAATCACTTCAAAGCTTTCAGACGTTGTGTCATCGACGGCTTTTTCAAGCTGAGAAGATCCAGAACCTCATCACACAAGGACAAATATACAATCAAGATGCTGATTTTTGCCATCTTGGGCATCATCCAAACTTCTTGCACTTACCGAACACAATCAGTGTTTTCACCGGCAGCGCTCCTGTTATCTTGCTGCCTGGTTTCCAGTGTCCTCATTTATCTCCAACATCACATCTTCCTCCTCTAAAGCATCATGGCTGTGTCGACACATGCTTGACTTTGATATCCAAAAACGAATCGAGCACTGAGACTCGCCGATGGCCACAAAGACATGCTGCTTTACAGCCACTTGACAAGATTCAACCTAATATTTACCAGACTCCCTAAAATAGGTGTGCTGCTGATCTGGGAAAAAGcactaaattgtttttaaaagcattttaaaaccaaaaacGGTTTAAAATTGGTGATggttaatagttttaatttaatgtttttagccTAATTTGCTGTCATCTTCTATAGCTCTGAGTCTGTCAACTGATTCATCTGGTTTAGAAGAAGGTCAACACGAGGACCAGTTGCTTGATCGGACTCATCTCTCTAATTAGAGCTCATTAAACAGGCTGAGAGGGTAAAGGAGAGCTTTTGTCTGGCTGTTGGCTTCTTTTGTCTCTGGATAATACTTTGGTTACATCACTGTCAGTATGTGGCATTGTCTGCAGCAGCTCAAATTGGCCAATTTTCTCATCTGTCAGCTAAATGCTTCTAGCCTTTTGAGCAGCTCGGTCTGACAGACATTAACTGCCCCAGACAAGCTGACAATGTGTATAAGAGGTAAAACTAAATAGTGCAAACGGGACCTTCAAGAACAATTACCCATATATGGAAATACAAAAttctttattacaaaaatagttcattactgtaaataaacaacttttttaatGCTCACATTATCCAAAATtactgttaaaaagtatattgtgTCACGtaagaaataaataagcatcacaatcaaatattttaaatataaaaaaaaacttaaaacaagcacacacacaaattagaAGAATTTACTAACTTTCTTCTGTAAActttgaagaaaatatttttgcaattctttTGGTCTCTTCACTTCTCTGTGACGGAGGGATGCTAGGTCTTGATCGAGGCATTCTTCTATATAGATTTCCAGGATTTGCAGTCTCCTAAAAGAATGAAATGTAATAACTAAATCATGACAGGtttaaaaacagataaataattttacaaatatgaaAGTGTATACCAAGATTAATGAAAATTTGTAGATTGTGCTTACAAGGAAAACTGGAAAAATGTAGTCAGTCATGAATGAAACCAACAGACTAGATTGAGCCCAACAatttttctttcccaaaaagagatagatagatagatagatatagcaTCTTCAGTGTcttaattataaatgaaaatatctatctatctatttcaAAGATGCAGTATGTGATATTGACAGCTAGCAGTTGAAATGGGTAGCCTGCAAATTCTAGCCTACAAAGTTTTTTCTCCCACCCCCTACTCAGATTTGAACatcccacagatcatttattatatcattttgaaaatgcctattttgagtagAAGCAGTAACACAAACACACCGTTtccatgcatgtctctttaaatgcaaatgagctggtgctctaagcccccttttccagaatagggaaAGTTTAAGATAAAATAACCCAGATATCACATAAGCAGCAGCAGTTTAAAACATCTGTCCCACACACTTCCATTTTAAATTCACTTAGAACCTGGTCATAGGTTTTTAGCTGGACTTTGAGGCTTTTTAGGTTGGGTAAAATCTGCAATCTCTGACCCAGTTTGTTTGCAGAGTTTTCCACTAACTGGCAACCAAGGGTGTTGAAATACTATTGGGTAAACTGGCAGTGGGTGGAGTCGCACAGATGAAAACAAATACAGACATTCTGACAcagaacacacatttaaaagtCGAATAATGGGCTGTAGCActgtttttcagagaaacaaGTATGTGAACTTAGCATGtatcctaaatatttttatatttacactttagttttcaggttttcaagtttttctccaaagtttgcatgcctgtaactcaagaagtattaaagatattttaatgtccttttagatattgggtcttaacaaactttccttttgttCTTTAGTTTTAATGCCCTATGGGATTAGGTTCCAGAGATACTGAATTTTTAATATGGCTCCATgagtaaatcaataaaatgtacacattttcagtggttgaaAACAAAAGGTGGgtcagtttgcaaaaatatgacacttcttttcttttgaaaaggaatacctgaagaacaaataatgttacaaatagtGATGCATCTCGTTTCTCTCTGTcaagtgccataaatattctttttccaaagtttgtgtGCCTATAaatcaagaagtattaaagatattgcaATATCTTTCTACTTCttaatgaacttttattttgaaatcttaattttcaaggccctacatcattcagtcccagagatatggggatctaAATTAGGCTCCATGTCCAGATCGCTAAATGTTACCTATTTTcagagcatatatatatatatatatatatatatatacacacatatatacatattcacAGTACCTTTAACTTTTTCAGGATTACCAAACAGTTGCAGCAGGTTTattgtagttaaaaaaaaaaggcagagtaCTCACAGATTCAGTTGTTGCTGATGGAAAGACAGGTGCCATCCTCAAAGCCCTCATGGATGCCTCCAGATGGTGAGCTGACAGGAAGAAATTTGGAATCTCTATAGATTCCAAACTGCACAGAGGAGTTTAGATGAAATAACCCAGATATCACATAATAATAAGCAGTTTAAAACATCTGTCCCACAGACTTCTATTTTAAATTCACTTAGAATCTCTATGGGGCAAGTGCCAAtttcttttgttggtttttacAACCTGAGGCACAACATGAATTTTGTTTTGAGGTAATCAGCTACATATGCTCTCACATGCTGACTTTTTTGGGGGTCATACAAAGTTCGGAAGGATACAGTTTTGCGGTCCTCTCATCACTTTTATCATCCGTTTCTGAACCAGACTCTGTAGAGGGAGGCAAATTTGGTCTCTCGCCACTTTCTTCAAGCCCACTGTTACTTTGCTCATAATCTTCACTGATACTAGAAAGAGCATCGTCTCCATCCAGACCATCTGGAGAAGACTGCTGTTCCCGATGATCTGTGGCAACTGCACCGTCACCCCTAAATGTCTCCAGCTCAGTTTCAGATCTTTCACAGATATCTGAATCAGAATCAATGCCTTGTGATTCTACGGTCAATGACTGCGGGTTAAAATCTGGACGAAGTTCTCTGCTGCTTCTATCCTCTTCTCGAGTGTGGATGGTGTCGTCATGAGCGTGATGCTGCACTAACTCCAGACTCTCCAGAGATCCCATATCTGGGTCAGACAGTAAGCTGGTCCAAGGACTGGTTCTGTCTGTGACTGAAGTGACCTCATTGAGCGTTCGAGGCTGTATTAAAGTTTCCTCAAAGTCTTCATGCTCATCCTCGTCTTTTTGCTCTTCTTTACACTCATCAGATGAGTGATCGCCGGAGCTGTGGTGGAGCTTTTCATCTTCAAGAGCAGCTGGTGACTGTCTGGTCTCTGCAGGAGCAGGAGAACTGATGGGTGAAACGTCATCGTCATCGTCATCCTCCAACATCATGTCTGAGTCTTTATGAAAGCGCGGCTCAATCTCACAGCTGTCAGACTCTGATAATATCAGCTGATCAACTCCAGATGTTAAGTGCTCCTCAAGTGCATCAAGAGTAGCAGAGCTTTTATGGGCAGTTGGTGCTTTTTCTGTGTGGTGTTCACTTAAgcctgatttaaaataaatgtaaagttaaaatgcctttaaataaacaagaaaatcaCTACAGATAACAACTGACTCACCTTTTATGATGTTATTGACCTCTCCAACCAGCTGACTGGACTTCAGGAGCAGTTGTGTGGCGTCTGTCCCAGAGTCTCTGTGCTCTTCCTGCCTGGAGGTTCCTCCCAACTCACTCAGCTTTGGGAATGTTGGAGTAGACAACTTTCGGCTAAAATATCTTTGAATATCATCCAGCTCACTCAGGTTTTTCcttaaaagcaacaaaaactccattaatatgcatatatttgCTTCCGAACGCCTTTATGaaccccccagagctgtgtggagcacttttatgatggatggatgcacttttttgggcttctaaatctcaacacccattcactgccattataaagcttgaaggaGCCAggactctgattgtattcgtctgaaaaaaaaagtcatatacacctagcatggcttaagagtgagtaaatcagagggtaatttttatttttgggcgtactatccctttaaactttCATCTAGGAAGCGGAAGACATCGTGGGTACCTGAGGGCAGAGAAGAGTGTTGAACTGGATGGGTGGGAATCTCCTGCCAAAGAGAAGTGAGATGCTTTCTCTTCCTCGTGCAAAGTCTGATGGAACATTCTTATGTTGTCCATGTGCTCGTCGTGGCGATCCGTCACGCTGGATCTGAAAACACATTCCCATAGGTATTACTTCAGACAGTAAATCTGATAATAAGACAGCTTGCATATATTTTTCCCTAAATAAATACCGGTCAGAGAGCAGTCTTTCAAACTGTTCAGGAGGGGTGCTGATCCTCTGCTCTGAGAATCGAGTGATGTGGCTGGGAAAGCTGCTATATGTGGCTGTCGTTTGATAGCAAAGTGGAAGTGTACTGAAGAGAGCCtgcaaaaaaaacagacaatcaTCTCACTGTATTGACACTTTCAggttaaaataacagattttttatttttatacactacactgtaaaaaaataaaaaacaccatttgttgagtcagcttaaaataatgttaccctgctgccttaaaattttaagttcagtcaactaaaataagtttagtcaacttgaaatgttaagttgtactaagtaacaacttagatatttgtgtttgctaaacttaacagatgggtaagtaacccagctgccttaaaatctgaagttgattcaactcaaatatataagttgtcactttgtataatttaacatttcaagttgaatacatttttttttgagttgactgaacttaaaattttaaggcagccaggttacaaattattttaagttgactcaacaaattgtttttttacagtgtagtggtcaaaaattaagatttttttaaaattatttttaatgatgcttgccaaggctgcatatatttgctccaaaatgcaataaaaatagtaatattgtgaaatattattgcagtttaaaagaactgatttctattgtaacatattttaaaatgtaatttattactgtgatgttaaatctgaattttaattagccactactccagtcttcagtgtcacatggtctatAAATGGCTTACACTTGAGTCTGGAACAACAGCCTCCTGGGCTGGCAGTCTCTGTGCACGTAGTTCCTGTACTGCCCTCAGAGGAGACACAGAGACCTTTAGCTGCCCCTGACACTGCCCGCTGAAATCAGTGATGTTATACCAGCCACAAACTGACTGAAATCCTGACAGAAGTGGTGACAGGTCTACAGACACAAATCCAATCACCCGCTCGACCTCTGCAAAGGAAATACATTGCAAAACTAgtcttttatattttctgatgAAAATATTCCTACATTCACACTCTCAGTTTTTGCGATTaacaacagcatttacttacaggtgtgaacTGAATTACACAGACTaggcatgcgcatcgcagagacgagataagacaagcatttgaggttaaaaaaagtatataaattatcaatttgtttagaaaacgactgattgtttcactagataagacccttcttccttagctgggatcgtttagagccgtttgaagctgcatttaaactgcattgtggAAATTCaaattgggggcaccattgaagtccactatatgaagaacaatcctaaaatgttttccacatgaaacataatttcttatcgactttagaaagaaagacatgaacatcttggatgacaagggggtgagtaaattatctgtaaatttttgttctggaggtggacttctcctttaaggactCGACTACAGgactgacaaccgtattctgctgctgtgtgaacgtggcctaTGAGTGGTGGCTTCCTGTTCAAAACCTGCTGCCGCaatgctagggtgttgtgaATGACTGCTATGTCATTACCTCCTTTATGCCAAACTTTGAAAACCAAGGACTGCTGGGGATCCAAAAGAAGCTCCTTCGacagcctaaaaaaaaaacagacacacacacaaagcagcCACGAGTTTAACATGGGCCCACCTGGTATTAAGATAGATAATCACATGACCATTTCCACCTGGTCTTTACATGCATCTTTTGTGACCACTTGTGTTCGGATTTCATCGAGACACTCccctcttaaaggaatagttcatgtaaatatgtaaattctgtcattaattacctgtaagatctttgttcatcttcagaacacaaattaagatattttcgatgaaatccgagagctttctgaccctgcatagacatcaacgcaactaacaaataatattaataaaataataatgactttattcaacaattttttctcttccatgttaGTCTTCACCGCGTTTTCACGAGAGTACAATGATACATCAAGAAATTCTCTACGTATAAAAAATTCTCGCTTtcttaaaattaaggttgaaccactgatgtcacatgggctattttaacaatggaaggtttgtaacaacatggatgagtaattgatgacagaattttcatttttgggtgaactatccctttaattggtCACGATTTACATCACTTTCACAGGTGCACTGAATGCGCCATATAACACTCATGTGTCAGTAAGACAGTAAAACATAACTCTTACGTGGGCAGCAGGTGTCAAAAAGTAGCCTGTTCACACGCATTTGGCCATATGAGCATCTATGCTATGAAAACAATCCATTTTGCATTTACTGTCACCCACTTGAGAACGTCAATGgacccttttaacattttccATGATTCACAGAACCAGACGTCATAGCTGGGTAAATCCATAATGGTGAATTAAATCTACAGGTATAATTTTTGTGTGCCCATTTGCCCCAATAGAAATGAAAGAATCCTCAATAACATTTCTATGACTtcacaaaagagaaaaaatactGAGAGATTGATTGGTTGGTCAGAATAAAGAAAGATAAAATTGACTGTCATTCAATGCAGTAACATcaacttatttttttgtaatttattaccAAGCTAAATGAACACAAAGTATAGGGctgtaaaatgtacattaatctttaattaaaaaatgaattttacgAGTAAATGGTAACATCACTGTCTATGAAAAGGGCCCATGGGAAAGTATGAGAAATGTCAAATGGGTTTAAATGGGTTTACCTGCATTCTTGCTGGTGGTCCCACACAGGGCAGTCACTGTCTTTGATCAGTGCTGTGGTCACTGTGCCCGGGGCATCGGCGGTGGCGTAAGAAACACAGCAACTAGGCAATCCTCCACCGCGCTCAGCAAGAGGACAACCTGAGGATGACAACACCGTTAAAACATCTTATACACAAGGTACTTGCAAATGAGAAAAgtcaaatatgtaataaaatacaaagttctgtcatgaaactctagatgccTGCAAGCCGATAGGTTCTAACTCCATCtgatataattacattattattcacatggcacagctgattggttcgtttcacatcagcagccaatgagcttgttGCTCAGTTTTCAAATACTTggctagtgcttgctgtagcagttaCAGCgagcttcagaaaccctccaccatccccagctccacctttatagatctgctacggggtAATGTTATGTATGTTATATGTGAGCGTGGACCACAAACCACTCATAAGTAGCACggtatattttttcttttatgccaaaaatcattaggatattaattaaagatcatgttccatgaagatattttgtacatatcctaccgtaaatatatcaaaccttaatttttgattagtaatatgcattgctaagaacttcatttcgACAACCTTTAAAGGCATTTTTCTTAAGATTAAAGATATTCGGCCaaatgtcctatcctaacaaaccatacatcaatggaaagctttatttattccagatgattcatttatttcagctgatgtataaatctataaatgtatacatttaaaaaaaattgacccttatgacaggttttatggtccagggtcacatatgttatatgtgcagtAGCACTAATTCcaacatgctcacagcagcatgtctgTGAATGCATTGCCAGTAGCAAGACTTGGTACTATCTATTCTGCTAAGATCAAAAACATattgaaattatgtttcttgaggaaaacatttcaggaattgtCTGcctataatggacttcaatggtgcccccaagtttgaacttccaaaatgcagtttaaatgcagcttcaaggggctctaaacgatcacaGCTGAAGAAGTGTATTATCTGGCGAAACAATTGGGCATCTGCGATGCATATGCGTAGTTGGTGTAATTCGGGTTCAGTAAAgtttagggtatgttgaaaaactcctgtctcattttcttcttcaacatcaaaatcatcctacatctctgttttaccatattttttttgtaaagggggtttgatcttttttgcatgttcactttgtaaacactgggttggtacttccgcaGCGATGTagcatgattttgaagttggggaagaaaacgagacaaaaaaaaaacagagtttacACAGACTTCGACAAGACGagcttttgaggttaaaaagtatatataactgtcaatttgtttttcgaaaatgaccgatcgttttgctagacaagactcttgttcctcggctgggatcgtttagagccctttgaagcttttaaactgcattttggaagttcaaacttgggggaaccactgaagtccattatatggaaataattcctgattttttttcctcaaaaaacaatttcttatcgactgaagaaagaaagacgggAACAtctgacaagggggtgagtaaattatctgtgaaattttgttctagaagtgaacttctcctttgacATTTTCATGTACATTACTATTGTAAActctgagagttgtcatgacagaactgTGGTTAATTTACCCTTCAGGCTCAGATGCATAGCTTTGTCCACAGTAACGTTGGCTATGAAGGTGTCCTCATTGTTGATTTCTTTGGCTGGTGGTTCATCAGTGTTCACAGCTGATTTGATCAGCTGTTTGCTGGGGGATTGAGATGGTCTAGACAGCACTGTGGTGGGGAGGTCTCCATCCTCCTCATCTTCTACTGAGCTGTTGAGCTCCTCAGTGGCTTGAGGTTCATGCTGAACAGAGTCTGTTGTGACAGTAATATGGACTCTGAGAGCAGCGCCACTCAGGTTTACAGCGGAGCGCTTGAACAAAGGATACACACCTACCACGAAAGATCAGATAAGATAAGATTAGATTAGATAAAAGCAAAGGAAATATCATGGACAGGATTTGCCTGGCACTTTAGGCACTAACTAAAACCATGGTACAATATATGGACTAAAATGCAATTAAGATTAATCAAAATTGTGTCTCTTTTCTTCCATGTGTCtttattgctttaaaataaataagaaaaaagcaaacatcTACCACTGATTGTTTGGTGGTGCTTCAAGGTCCCAGCGAGAGCAGAGAGATCCACAAAGGCAGAGCCCAGCAGACGGTCAGCGTTATGAGGCCTGACTCTCTTCTCCTTCCCAAAGGCCACCCACACCTGCACCTCCAGCTTCTCCTCCCTCAGGTACCAGCGCAGGGGTTGAGTCCGCCTCAGCACCACGCTTCTGCTCCCTTGAAATGCCACCGTGGCTAAACCTTCTCCTCCCTCACTCTCGTCTGGAACGGGATGTCTAAGTTCAGAGCAGACGGTCTGCTGGTTGTACAGTTTGTATCTGTAGTAGCAGTACGTGGAACGCTGTAAGTCTTCATGTCCTGGCAGCAGCAGGCAATGGATGGGAAGCCACACTCTAGGCATGGAAAGTGACAATGTCAGCGACTTTGTGCTGGCTTCCAAAGTGTCTTCGTCCTCTATGTCTGCCTCTTCTTCACTGTCTTGCTTCACGTCCCATCCCAGACCACGGGCTGAAGTGATGACTCGCTCTCTATCTGCATGATGGGAAAAACTGATGGAGACTTCAAGCCCTCCTGCTGAAGTCAGACTGTGAGATGATGTTGTGCTCGGAGGTAGAGAAAGACTGTACCAGCCAGATATGCCTgtcaatatgtaaatataataataattatatttctattaatattcAATACTTTACTAGAAGCATTGCCAAATAACAGACAAGGTTTTACAaagctaaaatgtaaaaaaaaggaaataaattatattacatacaaACCGCTGTTAAAAAGTTtcttaaataagtctcttatgatcatcaaggctgcatttatttgatcaaaaatacagaaaaaaaacagtaatattgttaaatattattataatttaaaaaaacgtttttctattttactagtttttaaaattatgaaataattttaaaaaatttgttcCTTtcatgcaaagttgaattttcatcagccattacacaattcttcagtgtcacacaatccttcaaaaattattctaatatgctgatttgatactCCGTTATCATCAatatgcttaatatttctttggaacctgtgatagttttttcaggattctttgctgaataaaaagttaaaaagaacataattgattaaaaattttttttttaaataaaaaaaaaaagtctttactaTCTATCcctatcaatttaacacatccttactaaataaaggtattcataaaaaaaaaaaatatatatatatatatatatatatattgtacatgtatattgttaaaaaggatttctattttggataaatgctgttctttcggactttttatttatcaaagtatcctgaaaaaagtatcacagcagcaaaatctgttttcaacattgataataaatccgcatattagaatgatttctgaagggtcatgtggaGACTGGAgagatgatgatgaaaattcagctgtgcgcacaggaataaattatattttaaagcatattaaaacagaacaccattattttaaattgtaataatatttcacaattttcgTTTGAgcaaatacagccttgatgagcttaaagagacttctttaaaaatataaacaaaaatctcactgatcccaaacttttgaatgccagTGTAAATTACcacaaacatataaaaacaagtaatactaaaatagaaagtagttgttttaaattgtaaacatatttcacaatagtactgttttactgtattttggataaaatagcataaataattaaataaaactaacacaataaaaacattttcaagcaAAGCAGATAAttttaaaagctaaaatataaaagctaaatagaaatgtaCAAACATTACACTACATTACATATAAATTAACactacaattttatatatatatatatatcaaatccTAAAGACTTTCTtaccactttgtttataaaTCAGATCTgcaagcctaattttcacagtGCCCAAGACAATGTCCTTTGATCTTGTTGTATCAGCCACTACaatgaaatgaaagaaatatacagtacataatatttaaaatgctgaaatggagtgataatactactaattaaaaaataaatattaaaataagactaaactgcaggtgtataaataaaaacaaattgacTTAAAAATTTCCCAAACAGGAAAATCATCCTTTTCAaacagaactaaaaaaaaaaaaaaaaaaaaaaaataaaaaaaaacaaataaaataataaactaaaataactaccCACACAATAAAAGCCATGTTCTTTTTCATTCCTTACAACACAGATATACACCTACACACATCTTTTGCATGACAggattatataataaaaagctgcatgttttgGTGGAGTAATTTGCAACCCAAAGGCATAGGTGGAGTTTTACTTTTATGCATGGTGGGGCACCCACTggcagaattttatttttatatatgttctatatttcatatatttaagtaACGTAATTTA
Proteins encoded in this region:
- the LOC127177655 gene encoding vacuolar protein sorting-associated protein 37C translates to MSHEGDSMLNLDYLKCLNTTQLLELLEDEEMMREAVRHNSKLQHLQRCKKILMASNGWLAEQNLANQPHLNNSKKLLAEKYQILGQMVSSVRQKQRKLESLQQKLDLRAIHKLLKEKTNHSLSQSQTLWHKFIEGKLLPTDFVESLQSFQTLCHRRLFQAEKIQNLITQGQIYNQDADFCHLGHHPNFLHLPNTISVFTGSAPVILLPGFQCPHLSPTSHLPPLKHHGCVDTCLTLISKNESSTETRRWPQRHAALQPLDKIQPNIYQTP